One genomic region from Oreochromis niloticus isolate F11D_XX unplaced genomic scaffold, O_niloticus_UMD_NMBU tig00001761_pilon, whole genome shotgun sequence encodes:
- the LOC109200231 gene encoding ribonuclease inhibitor-like: MKSPYCKLEILRLSGCDLSDRSCETLSSVVSFKSSSLRELDLSYNDLRDFGLKHLFAGMKSPYCKLESLRLSSCNLSDRSCKTMSSVLSFESSSLRELDLGYNNLQDSGVNLLFAGMKSPYCKLETLRLSCCNVSYRSSEALSSVLSSQYSSLKELDLSNNNKLQDSGVKLLFARMKSPYLKLEMLRLSGCNLSDRGCEVLSSVLSSRSSSVRELDLSNNSLWDSGIKLLFAGMKSPYFKLEILRSGEIEFGSTVPEGGPGSGAQTIPAPISGLQRPPAKLQAGSHGWG, translated from the exons ACTGAGTGGCTGTGACCTGTCGGACAGAAGCTGTGAAACACTGTCCTCAGTCGTGAGTTTCAAGTCCTCTAGTCTGAGAGAACTGGACCTGAGTTACAACGACCTGAGGGATTTTGGACTAAAGCACCTCTTTGCTGGGATGAAAAGCCCATACTGCAAACTGGAAAGTTTAAG ACTGAGTAGCTGTAACCTGTCAGACAGAAGCTGCAAAACTATGTCCTCAGTCCTGAGCTTCGAGTCATCTAGTCTAAGAGAGCTAGACCTGGGTTACAACAATCTGCAGGATTCCGGAGTGAACCTTCTGTTTGCTGGGATGAAGAGTCCATACTGCAAACTGGAAACGCTAAG ACTGAGCTGCTGTAACGTGTCATACAGAAGCtctgaagctctgtcctcagttctcagctcccagTACTCTAGTTTAAAAGAGCttgacctgagtaacaacaacaagctgcaggattcaggagtgaaacTCCTTTTTGCTAGAATGAAGAGTCCATACCTCAAACTGGAAATGCTAAG actgagtggctgtaacctgTCAGACAGAGGCTGTGAAGTTCTGTCTTCAGTTCTCAGCTCCCGGTCCTCTAGtgtgagagagctggacctgagtaacaacagcCTGTGGGACTCAGGAATTAAGCTTCTATTTGCTGGGATGAAGAGTCCATACTTCAAACTGGAAATACTAAGGTCAGGGGAAATCGAGTTTGGGAGCACGGTCCCCGAAGGGGGGCCGGGCTCCGGTGCACAGACCATACCTGCGCCCATCTCAGGTCTCCAGAGACCCCCAGCGAAGCTCCAGGCGGGGTCCCATGGATGGGGTTGA